Below is a genomic region from Rosa chinensis cultivar Old Blush chromosome 5, RchiOBHm-V2, whole genome shotgun sequence.
ATGAAATAAATGCATTGAGAAAGAGAAGAGTGAGCACATGAACACTCTCGAGGAAAACAAATAAACTTTTGCATGTCCATGTGTTATTCCTCAATCCTTTCTTTGCTTCAAGATTGATCATGAACCAGAACTAGTGACTTGTCTTTTAATTAAGGGAACTTTGGTGAGATCTCTCATTGATGATAATGAAATAACCTCACCAATGCTCAAAAACAACAATCTAGAATATGACAGTGCAATCAAAGTAGAAAAAGGGTAGAAGAAGCATAAACTGCAAATAAACAAACTTTGGAAAAAAATGTGTCAATTGGAAGAGCATAAATGATACCTTGAaagtgttgtaggagaatagaattgtgtgtttattattgataataggaacccttatatagggagttacaaggtatacaaaaggtaagagaatccgaatacaattgaatacctataacactttcctattacaatcctaaaccctagtttgtagaggcacactatgtcgacatccttcaacactcccccttgtgccgctcaaacttggtgatgacgctttgatcgttgcctcgttaaaaaccttgtcaggtaacaaaaaccctgtgggacaaaaataaccatggtcgaaggacaaaaagagcacaacacgtccttcactctttgagatcgaacatgtagacatcatgcctccccctgatgtcaatatctccccctgatcgctacaatcatgggggttctgataactttctcaatccgatgcgcttcacatgtttcttgaaggtggattttggtaatgacttagtaaataagtccgctacattatcctttgATTGGATTTGGTCCACTTCAATATTTtgaagtgcttgttgtcattttgatggaggagaggaggagcacggaaggtggcattttgccttgtggggtccgatcccacacttccgtcatttcttttctctctgttgggataaaacaagcccatatcaatcgtacctctcaaatatcgaaagattgtctttataccaatctaatggagttgcgttggcgcggggctatatctagccaacaagttcataataattgaggtgtccggtcttgtattgtgctaagtacaataatgcgcctattgtacataagtaagcacttctgctattaacacgtcttcgtcatcatccctgggacaaaacggatcccttttagggccaagactacggacgaccatggtgcatctttgactttatcaaaaatgtctcttgacacggtatacaagttctgaatttagacaaaaccgtgttctcccaaggtctttcctctcaaactcggatttcaagtgttcagccgtttcccttaactctcaagggttccaattatgtttatcaacataaaccgcgacaattgcaaatccagaacttgtcatagaaacgcgtgggcatagttcatcatatcccttcccaatcaagtagtcatttcagtgagcatttcaacctcgttgcaaatgcgctccgtagtctagagccacttgacttgggtaaataaagtccacaagaaccttcattatattccgtatctagatccccatagagatacgtagtgaccacattaaTAAGCtccatgttcagttatttggaaactaccaaactgacaaggtagtggagtgcaatgacatccattacgagagaatatgtcttctcgtagtcgattccagggcgttgtgagaaaccttgcgccataaggcaagattatcatctctttttctcatcacgctatctaacgaagacctattaatgtcaataggttttatgttaggaggtgttggcatctcaggcccaaAATCCTCCTCTtcattagtgaatccaattcaacctggatcgcatctttccatttaagccaattttctctatgttggcattttcaacagagtaaggttcgatgtcattggtttCAATAATCCCacatcctcatgtacactagtgtagtttgtagagatctctatattatcgagaattggttctaacattgaggcgtcccccaatgttgtctcttggacataaccacaatccaaaatattctcatgagacagattttgagtatcaatgatcaatggatcaagttgtgccaaactcgctctcttcttagggcgagaatccatcgaacctatgggtctcctactctctctagcggaacccatagcctatgacgccattatgccacatttgtggcgtcaccataccaccatccatggtagtggtgcagtacccatcttctctgggtggcaccatgtcctcttgtggggacatcaatccttgcaggcttgtttgcagcaggtatatgtgatctcgtcacttttaggggatcaagttgagacatagtggggatagaccacgacaattcctgtcgttcctgttgaacattgactttctaatctccccctaacgacgggaagactgtctcatcaaagtgacaattcgcaaatccagcgaaatagagatcgcctgtcaagggttatacatagcggacttatagttggagactcatgtccaataaatatatatatgtattcgttgcaatgactcatgttgatgcgctgtggcggagcaattggcacatgaaccgcacactcaaatatgcataaatacaagatattagactcgaacccagtcactagctgtaacgcaaataaaagttgagtggctgctatgagtcgtagacgaattagcatagctgcatgcgatattgcataacccaagtggaaatattggtgcgcattaccaatgtccggcctactatcgtagtcgtttaatggtggcttttccgcaagaccaattgggtgtgtacatgggaatatgatacttgatatcaatacccaatgatatgcaatagtcatcgaaaattgtcgatgtaaactctctagcattatcaagtcaaaatgactgaatgagatgatctgggtagtgagcctgtagccatatgttatgtgctaggagtgtagtataagcagcattacgagtggataatggcacaacacgtgaccagcgtgtttgcgtatcaaccaacaccataaaacatctatatggttcgcaagttggttgatcaaatccatagaattcccttagattctttgtaagaatggaattatttcctcaatgtcctttgcataggatggtctcaatcctaaataacaggctttacagaacgaaacatgggctttataatcaaccaatgaaggttttggttaagccataatgtcacaatagacttgagaagtagagagaggagtttatggcgtcaatgccatgtatttgctgtagggggtaggcggcgccggccatgtatggcctgtctttgcacaatcatggcgccatgaggcgcatgtgcagctcctcgaaccaattcttggttcttacttttcttcgttctgaaaatggatgttcgtgtaaagtctttaatacaccgatcatcatgtcaaagcctatatgtgccaaaatcccataagtcgtctctcatgacatagttggattcaataactcaaatagtggttgcatacaacccactagagcgacacataagtttctctaatactcgtttatgtccatagtcattagaggtgatgcaaaggaactctgtccattctcataatgtgtttccacatgaaaaccattggttcttatataataaagttcaaattaaggtatgtccaagacattaagtaaaagaattgacactttattaatagccaatgattacatcaaagtttccaaaatctaatccaaaataaaatcaaagtaagacacattgtagtcactctatccgtttggtaactccaatcaaatatgaccaggaaagtagagagagatgttggtggagcgaggctctcttaagtaccaataatctcaatgactttcctagacatcacattttattgggttcgtcgcataagaaagagttaatacaattgtcatttattgactaaggcaaattgccattacaaaagttcttggaaaaataaaaggactaatctaatcaaagtctgctgcatccttgtgcacttcatcttcagctttgaagtcctctatggtgagattgacatctccaccatcttcttcttcttctgcaaggtacacttcttgctctctcaggtccctatatgccctgtatcttgcagctagttcctcgcttgccttgcattgcttgaaccaatgctcaattgatccacatcgatgacactcatcattgtggttgcctccctttaattgaggtgcacattgtacacgttgcgggcgttccttaggagggttggtgccaccaccacgacccattgagccactattacggctagggataccacgaccccctctcccacgtgtggcattaccaccacgtgtatccacaccaaacttgcggtttccttcctggttagggcggttatatgggctcATACatccctcatgtcccccattcttagggtaccgctccttgcgccctcctttgggtgcattataattcgcctcatgaacgctcttagttccaatgggccttgaattataattcctcacgagtatgttatcatgtttctcagctacagatataacattgataagctaaTGAAActtcgtgatccgtccagcattgacttcagtacgatattgttttgataccacaatggctgaaacagggaaggtggagagagttttctcaattagctcttgctctgtgacaggttgtccacaaaacctcaacatggactgtatgcgaagagtttctgaattatattcagctacagacttgaaatcagcaaagcgcaggttgctccattgaaccttcaagtcagggaggagggaatcttggacattgccaaagcgctcttctagcgctacccatagctctcttgcattcttgattgacatatactccaatctgagtgccttgtccatatggcgtcgcatcaagataactgcttgagcatgctttgtacgTGTTCTCAcaaacacaagatccgggttaggtgcctggattatgggtaatattccctttgaagtgagatggttctcaacatcggttacccaactgtggtaatccgagcctgttgagtcaagcatggaaAAGTCGAGTCtagttcattcgacatcctgaaaataagaagagaagatatattagtttcggagttaaacttccatgaaaactaaaacaattagatttccgagctatgctaccaagaaatcaatttccaagaatctcttttggattataccaaacaataatgttttaatatggtcacaatttgatgcttacggacgctcttagtccaagcattgtgaacgctcttagttcacacgaacactcttagttcgtttaattatgaacactcttagttcatacgaacactcttagttcgttaagcgtgaatccccacaattccgctttgttaaatatcaaaatcatttggcaacatatattccaatatttgcataaaataaaagaatgtaaaatacatgaaaacaacaactttaattcacaaaaacttacgtgatggttcttgaggacacgcgcgtgttggagcaggcgtgttttTTTTGTCCCTTTCTAGGCTGTCTGTTCTTTGGgctttcctctttctttctttttctttctttctttttctttctttctcctttttctggGCCGGCCGGgtcccttctctttcttcttttctttctttttttcttctggggcccacttttccttttcttattctctttcttcttcttccacgttttcttctctttcttcttctggggcccacttctccttttcttcttctcttcctttttcttccacgttttcttttctttcttcttctgggttttttttctttcgacaGCAGGAGTTGCTGCTGCAGGGGCAAACTGCGGGGGCATGGGCTGCAAGTACTTGGCGGGGGGCTGCTGTGCAAAGGCAGCAGTAGTGGCTAGCTGCTGCGGGGGCGTCGTGCTAGGATGGCAGGCGCACTAGCGCGCTGGGCAAGGCTGCAGGACTGTGGGCTGCAGCGCGGGGGGCAGCAACCAGGCTGGGCAGGGTGGTGAGGCTTGCGGCAGAAGTCGAGCAGCAGCAGGGACTTGGCGCTGTGGTGTGGCTGCGGTGAAGTTGTAGGACTGCAGCAGGTTGTAGGTGGATGCATGCGGAGGCTGCAGCAGAGGCAGGCAGCAGCAGGGCGTAGGGCTTGAGCTTTCGGCAGGGAGCAGTAGAGCGTGCGGCTAGGAACTGCAGGGCTTGTGTCAGGAGGGCTACAGGCTTGCGGCTGTTTTGGTGATTgggtttttttccttttttttccggctagggttagggctcgtgctgataacgtgttgtaggagaatagaattgtgtgtttattattgataataggaacccttatatagggagttacaaggtatacaaaaggtaagagaatccgaatacaattgaatacctataacactttcctattacaatcctaaaccctagtttgtagaggcacactatgtcgacatccttcaacagaaAGTAAATACTTTGAAGTAAATGTGTCAACTGGAAGTAAATACTTTTGCATACATCGGGACAACGGAGGAGTAATCCGAACAATGTTGTTATTAACAGAATCCACAACAAAGAGCTCGCCATCCTCTGAAATGCGGATCTTGAAAGGAACAACTCCAATGTCAGTTCCTTCCACAACAATCTCGACTAAGTACCCACTCTCAAACTGAACAACATTCCCATCTACAATTCCACAAAACCATATAACACACACCACTGAGTATACTTACACTTAACAAACCACTAATCTAAGAACAAAATTACCAAAATACACCGAAAACAGTAGTCACTTCATATTTACCTAATTGTGGTGCTTTGGCAGATGCCGCCCTCATCCACTTGACAAGGGAAGAGAAGTGCTTTATCAATGGCCCTGAGCAAACACAATCCAATCCAAATAACACTATTATCCAGCCAataataagaaacaaaaacaccCAATATGTAAAAACAGATCGGTACGACCCAACTTAGAACAATTTACAGAAAAGATTACCAATTTAAGTACAATAAAGAGAAAGCAAAATTGGGTATCTGATTATCTACATAAAGCTGCACAGTAATACTAGACTAAACTCTTTACAAAAGTGAAGCATGCAATtgaaaaaaacaaagcaaacccAGTAACCAAACAGatcaaaacacaaaacccaaatcaaagcTACCTGCAGGAGCAGCATGAGCTTCAAATAGGGTGGATACACACCTTTAGCAGAAGTAGatctgatgttttttttttcattgaaatAACCAATCGCATTATTGAAGAACTGGTACTACCATGAAggaaaataatatgaaaaacTTGCAACAATAGTTACTGACAATGCCTCTTAGGTGCATTAAAAATAATACCTTTGAAAATAGCACATCAAGGGTTCAACTTTTCAGTTTTCACAAGCGAAAGCAATATTGCTCCATGGGCAGATGGATACCTTCACATATGTAAGTGTAACTAACGAACAAAGTAAAATAATTGTCAAAGGAAGTGCATCTGTGATTGTGCAGAGTCATCAAGGAAGGGATTAAGCTCCTCTGCAGTCAATATATCTCTAAAGTtatgaatttcataaaatcaaCAGCAGTACTTTTCTGGGTATACCATTTTTGGCGATAGTTCAATTTTCTGTTCCATCCTCAATCAAAAAAAAGCCTAGAGGATCTATCTTCATATGACTATCATGCCAATAATCCAATCCATtcaataaattaaagaaggaatcgCACAAAAGTGAAGAAACTTAAGAAACCCACTCACAGATACTTCAAAGACacaaaaccaaatccataaaCTAAAAAGATTTAAATTACCCAGACTTCTTTCGGAGTTGCTCCAATTCGTCTATGAAACGGAGGCCTTGAACTCTGGAACATCCACCATCTTTGAGCCCTAACCCCTCGCACCCgacctctctctcctcttcgttCTTAGACGGGTTCTGGTCCGAggcggagaaggaagaagaggacggttcAGTGCCGTTCGGAGATGGAGGAGGAGGTTGGGTGCTGAACAGAAAGTAAACAAGAACTCCACGAGACAAAGTGGGTCTGGAGGACACTCTCTCCTCCGTCACGATCTCCAACGACCGGAGTGGGCTCACTGTAGCCACCATCTTCTTCGCCATCCTCCGACGAGTCAACGCCTAATGGGGAAAAGGTATTGAACACAGGCCTCCAACAGTCACTCAACATacaccagaaataaggagtAGCAAACTCTTAAAGAAGGGCAAATCCATGCCGCAAATAAACTGATATTATTCATAAACTATAAGCTATCTAACAACAATTATATTAcccatatttatagggtttaCAATACTTGGAGAATAAGTAGACTTGGGCTAAAATGGAAAGCTAATTAAATGTAAATCCTAAATTAAGTGTAAAAAGATACCCTAAAAATATCTAAACaatgaaatatcaaatattacaaatctataataaaacaacaaaataatgcatttgatgttgcCCCATATGCACCCGCATCAACGCCAGGCTGCACCTCTAAGATGAGCCACAAAGAAATCTCTTCGAATTCGTTTTCTAGGAGGGGGATAGGTTTAGGGGAAGggcgagagagagtgagtgaagTAAAGTGGgaaaattttgttccccgcGTGTACGAAATTGTTTAACTTAGTCTTTCTGCGTTTTCAAAAATTTTGgaatcaaaatatagacattAGTCAACAGTAAAAAAAGATGTCagttatatacatataaatcagaatttgaggaatcgatgttaataataattttttacatcgcgtgaattTCTCACCGAAGtaattgtcgtgatgtctaAGAGCAAAATTCTAATAGTGTTGGGAGAAGAAAAAACACAACATCACCCCATCTATATGAATCAAAGCTCTCTCTATTTTCTGAAACACTTTCACTTTCATTTTACAACATTTCTCTCACTTTTCACCTCCAGGAAACTCAAGCCTCGTCAACGACGTCCGTCTTAATTCGTTGCCACAAATCAATTTTGACCAAGACAGCACCGTCACTTGAAGCCTCTACCGGGCAACGAAGTCGACGTCGTAACAGTTGCAGCGGGTCGAACCGAATTGAACCGGACGGTGACCTCACGTCCATGTAAAACGGGTGGGACCCAAGATGCTGTCTAAACGTTGACCCCTTCAAGATTCGCAAAAGGTAGTTGGATTTTTTGACAATTAACAACCCCCTCTTAATTGGTTTCTCTTTTATGAGACTTAGATGTGTAAGCATTCCATAAATTAAAGATAGCTTAACAGTGTAATTTACGGATGCATGCACATTGAGAAGTACTGTGGgtagaaaattgaaaatatctTATCAACATCTACTTGATGCTGGGACCGGGCAAGGAAACTCATCACTGATAGCAAATTACGGCTGCATTATATTTCAACAAAGGTATCAGACTATCAGTAATAGCAATTTCATTTCAACAAAGAGAGTGATCGACCAGAGTCTTGTTCTTGACCAGATCTTCATGGATTTGAACCAGACCGTCATTGCATTTCTTCTCTGAGCTTTCAGATCTTATCAAAAAGATCCATCAACACTTGGTACGTCGTTCTACATCTACTATCATTTCTTTATAAATTGCATTATTTCAATATCAGTTTAGTCTTTTTGGGAAATACATACTATCATTAGTTCATTACTCGGTTTACTTTTGGGAATACTTGAACCTTCTCTTTTCATTACAGAGAGATCGAGTATACTAACTCGGGGCTAATATGGCCTTGTCTGTTACGGACCTCTTAATTGGAAAACTTGCGACAATTCTTGAGAACGAAGGAACAACCATAGCAGGTGTTCGTCATGAAGTTGATAAGATTAAGGAGGAGTTTTTAAGCATGAAAGCTTTCCTAGTGGATGCGGAGGCCaacaaaccaaaaactgaaggaCAGAAATTGTGGGTCGCAAGAATCAGAGACTTAGCCTATGATGTTGAAGATATCATTGATGAATTCATGTTTCACATGTATGCGAAGCAAACTGGGGGTCGACTTTCAAGGGGGCTACACAAAACCATTCGCGCTCCATGTAATCTTTGGTTCAGGCATAAAATTGCAAAGAAGTTGCAGAAAATTACTGACATGATCAAAGCCATTCCAGAGAGGAATCAAAGATACGTTGTTGGCCTTGTAGGAGGAGCAACTACATCCGAAGATATTCAGAATTTGGTGCAGAACCAAGCGGAGTCTTCGTTTTTCATTATGGAAGACGAACTGGTTGGGATTGAAGGCAAGAAGCAGATACTAATGGGATGGCTAATGGATGACGAGCAACACCAAACTGTTATATCTGTGGTGGGCATGGGAGGTTCTGGAAAGACAACTCTAGTTGCCAAGACCTTCACCAATGAACTGCTAAAGAGAAATTTTGATTGTTATGCATGGATTACTGTTTCCCAAACTTATGATGTGGTACACTTGTTTCGAAGCTTGATAAGGGAACTCTACAaatcaaggaaggaaaatttCCCTGCAATTTTGAATGCCATGAGCCGCATAGAATTGCTAGAGTTACTAGTTAACTACTTGGAGTCCAAAAAATACCTAGTTGTTCTAGATGACGTGTGGGATGTAAAAGTATGGAGAGAAACAAAGGTATCACTTCAAGATAGACAACTTGGAAGTCGAGTCGTACTTACAACTCGAAATGAAGAAGTAGCATCCAACTCTTTTGGAGTTGAAAGCTATGTTTACCGTATTCAGCCCCTGCAACAGAATGAGGCTTGGGAACTCTTCAGCAGGAAAGCATTCTCAACTAAGCCACAAAAAACTTGTCCAACTGAGCTGAAGTCATTAGCTTGCCAACTTGTGGAGAAGTGTGAAGGCCTTCCTCTCGGCATTGTGGCTTTAGGTGGACTTATGTCTTCTAAGAAGTCGCTGGATCAATGGCAGCAAGTCTGCAACAACTTGAATTGGTATCTACATAACAATTCATCCCTAGACCCTGTGAGAAACATTTTGTTGCTGAGTTTCAATGATTTTCCATCTCAACTGAAGCATTGCTTCCTCTATTGTTCCCTTTTTCCAGAAGATTAtctatttaaaagaaaaaggatgacTAGATTGTGGATAGCGGAAGGATTTGTTGAAAATGTGAAAGGGGTCATGCCCGAAGAAGTTGCAGATGGCTATCTTCGAGAACTCTGTTCCCGTAGCATGTTACAAGTTGCAGACGGCTTTGTTTCAGGAGAACCTTTGGGAAGGCCGAAAAAATTTAAGATGCATGATCTGATGCGTGAGCTTGCTTTGTCGATAGCCGAAAAAGAAAAGTTTGGTTATGTATACGACGGGAGAGAAGTAATGGAAGAGATCTCAACCCGTCGCTTGTCAATTCACAGAATGAAAGGAGAAATTAAATCATGGCGGGGTATGTCAAAGATTCGTTCTCTTCTTGTATTTGACACCGTCATGTCCTCATTGTCCTTCTTAAATACACTGGTTTCTCAATTCAAATTGTTGAGGACTCTAGACTTGGAGGATGTCCAAATTGATAAACTGCCGGGTGCAGTTGTTTACTTGTTCAACTTGAGATATTTAAATTTGAAGGGCACTTTAATCAAGGAACTTCCAGAGTCCATAAGGCGTCTCTGCAACCTTCAATTTCTAAACATCAGGGATACTAAGATAGAGTCACTTCCACAAGGAATTACGAGGTTGCTGAACCTGCGGAATCTAATTATGTTTCGCTACACTAGGAACCTGTACTTCAAAGTTGCGAGTGGGACAAAAGCGCCATCAAATATTTGTAAGTTGCAGAAATTGCAAAGTTTATTAGTAATTGAATCGGAAGGGGACACTTGTAGACTTATCGGCAACATGACCCAACTTAAGAGGATCGGCTTATCGAATGTGAAAGAAAGAGATGAGATTGACCTTTGGGTCTCAATTCAAAAGTTGACTCTGCTTCAAAGTCTGGGATTAATGGCAAGTAATGAAGAGGAAATTCTTCCGGTGAAAGTAGAATGTCCACCTCTTCCACACCTTCGAAAGCTTGGATTGCTTGGCAGACTGCAAAACGTAATACCTTGGTTTTCTTCACTGCATAGCCTCACAACTCTGGTTCTGCATTGGTCAAGACTTGAAGAGGATTTACTACCTCAAATTGAAGCACTGCTCAATCTGACAAGGCTTAGTCTTTGTAATGCATATGTTGGAGAAGAGTTGCGTTTCTGCAGAGGCTTTGTAAAGCttatgaggttggagttgttGAATTTTGCCTCAGTGAAAAAGATAACTATAGAAAATGGGGTGATGCCAAATCTCCAGTACTTATGCGTTGACAGCTTCATGGAGTTGAAGACAGTGCCACTAGGCCTTGAATACCTTTCTACTCTACAATATTTGGCCCTGAAAGATGTTCCCATGGAAGTTATAAGGTCCATTCGGAAAAGAGGTGTGGATCGCTCTAAAGTACAACACATTCCTGAGATCATACATGTTTTCAAACAGTCATCCAAGTTGGTCCACGAAAACTTGGCCTAGTATTTCTTTCTACTGAAAGGTACATATATTTAGCATTTTATCATGCTATACAAGAAATGGTACACAGCTATGAAAACTAAATGTGTCCAATTTAGTCTTTCAAGCCACATAATATATGCAATAAAAGAAAGATTTACCAAGTATTTGGTTTTCTCTTGTTTCGCAGAATCAATCAAGTCCGGCAAGTATATATTGAAGTAGATTTGACTCAGTTTGATGAAGAATCCTTTCTGTACATGTGGGAAGATGCAAGGACCAATCTCGGTTTGTCTTTTGCCTCTTCAAGAAAGTTTCTGTTGTTGTACTTATTATTGTTTGTTTGCATTGGCATGTAATAATGTTGGATCGAATGCCACTTTAGCAGTATGAGTTGTGAACTTGTGATAAAGATTTGGGATCCATATCGAGCACTTTGCAAATCTTTTTCTGTTACagtttattttggaattattaGAGTAAGTAGCAGGTCTGTGTTCACCCAATTTGCTTCACATAAGTATCACTAATCCCTTCTTTAGCATGCGCGCGTGTATAA
It encodes:
- the LOC112166672 gene encoding disease resistance protein RPM1 isoform X3, which codes for MALSVTDLLIGKLATILENEGTTIAGVRHEVDKIKEEFLSMKAFLVDAEANKPKTEGQKLWVARIRDLAYDVEDIIDEFMFHMYAKQTGGRLSRGLHKTIRAPCNLWFRHKIAKKLQKITDMIKAIPERNQRYVVGLVGGATTSEDIQNLVQNQAESSFFIMEDELVGIEGKKQILMGWLMDDEQHQTVISVVGMGGSGKTTLVAKTFTNELLKRNFDCYAWITVSQTYDVVHLFRSLIRELYKSRKENFPAILNAMSRIELLELLVNYLESKKYLVVLDDVWDVKVWRETKVSLQDRQLGSRVVLTTRNEEVASNSFGVESYVYRIQPLQQNEAWELFSRKAFSTKPQKTCPTELKSLACQLVEKCEGLPLGIVALGGLMSSKKSLDQWQQVCNNLNWYLHNNSSLDPVRNILLLSFNDFPSQLKHCFLYCSLFPEDYLFKRKRMTRLWIAEGFVENVKGVMPEEVADGYLRELCSRSMLQVADGFVSGEPLGRPKKFKMHDLMRELALSIAEKEKFGYVYDGREVMEEISTRRLSIHRMKGEIKSWRGMSKIRSLLVFDTVMSSLSFLNTLVSQFKLLRTLDLEDVQIDKLPGAVVYLFNLRYLNLKGTLIKELPESIRRLCNLQFLNIRDTKIESLPQGITRLLNLRNLIMFRYTRNLYFKVASGTKAPSNICKLQKLQSLLVIESEGDTCRLIGNMTQLKRIGLSNVKERDEIDLWVSIQKLTLLQSLGLMASNEEEILPVKVECPPLPHLRKLGLLGRLQNVIPWFSSLHSLTTLVLHWSRLEEDLLPQIEALLNLTRLSLCNAYVGEELRFCRGFVKLMRLELLNFASVKKITIENGVMPNLQYLCVDSFMELKTVPLGLEYLSTLQYLALKDVPMEVIRSIRKRGVDRSKVQHIPEIIHVFKQSSKLVHENLA